A single genomic interval of Lentimicrobium saccharophilum harbors:
- a CDS encoding ABC transporter permease: MKKIISKTFKRFKSAVSNTALIFQRELLILLSDLGVTILLLIVPVVYPFLYSLIYYPEVVRDLPVAVVDLSRTADSRAFIRKLNATPDLDIRYECISMEEAAGKFRKRENRGIILIPETYSSDLALGRQAVVSLYADMEFFLYYKAMVMGAGLVSIEEGNDIQVKRLLNAGLSERQAEVFSNPFVISGNAIANPAGGFASYGIPAALMLIIQQTLVLAIGIMAGTARERHKLGTLIPCDLRRMGTFRMVLGKSAAYFLIYALMCFYMLGAIPAWFGYPDQAGFSQLVALMVPYLLSAIFFGLSLSVFFKNRETPMLLYLFLSFPLLFLSGIIWPLSNMSPVWQVVRSIFPSSHAMLGYIKMNSLGAGISETGHEIAMLWILTAFYFVTACLVYKTQITKVKKLVLNAGHQHNSLVTAL; this comes from the coding sequence ATGAAGAAAATAATTTCAAAAACTTTCAAAAGGTTTAAAAGTGCTGTAAGCAATACTGCGCTTATTTTTCAGCGCGAACTGCTGATTCTGCTTTCCGACCTGGGCGTGACCATTCTCCTGCTGATAGTACCGGTGGTGTATCCGTTTCTGTATTCACTGATTTATTATCCCGAAGTGGTTCGTGATCTTCCGGTGGCTGTAGTTGATCTGTCGCGAACTGCCGACAGCAGGGCATTTATCAGAAAACTCAATGCCACACCCGATTTGGACATAAGGTATGAATGTATTTCGATGGAGGAGGCTGCCGGAAAGTTCAGAAAGCGCGAAAACAGAGGCATTATTCTGATTCCTGAAACCTATTCATCCGATCTGGCCCTGGGCAGGCAGGCGGTGGTATCGTTGTATGCCGATATGGAATTTTTTCTGTATTACAAGGCCATGGTGATGGGAGCCGGGCTGGTTTCTATTGAGGAAGGCAACGATATTCAAGTGAAAAGGTTGTTGAATGCAGGACTTTCGGAAAGACAAGCTGAGGTTTTCAGCAATCCCTTTGTCATCAGCGGAAACGCCATCGCCAATCCGGCCGGAGGATTCGCCTCTTACGGAATACCGGCCGCCCTCATGCTTATCATACAGCAAACCCTTGTGCTCGCCATTGGCATTATGGCCGGCACCGCGCGCGAACGTCATAAACTGGGCACACTTATTCCCTGCGATTTGCGCCGTATGGGAACATTCAGAATGGTGCTGGGGAAATCAGCAGCCTATTTTTTAATATATGCCCTTATGTGCTTTTACATGCTGGGCGCAATTCCTGCCTGGTTTGGCTATCCCGATCAAGCAGGCTTCAGTCAGTTGGTGGCATTGATGGTGCCTTACCTGCTGTCAGCCATATTTTTCGGATTAAGCCTGTCTGTATTTTTCAAAAACAGGGAGACTCCCATGCTGCTCTATCTGTTTTTGTCGTTTCCGCTGTTGTTCCTTTCCGGGATTATATGGCCATTGTCGAACATGAGTCCTGTCTGGCAGGTCGTCAGGAGCATCTTTCCATCATCACACGCTATGCTGGGTTACATAAAAATGAACTCACTCGGGGCAGGAATCTCCGAAACCGGCCATGAAATCGCCATGCTGTGGATACTCACCGCCTTTTATTTTGTAACGGCCTGTCTGGTTTACAAGACCCAAATCACGAAGGTTAAAAA